The Corynebacterium confusum genome has a window encoding:
- a CDS encoding IS3 family transposase (programmed frameshift): protein MPRKHSVEFKEKAVHQIIEMVRLESCSLQRAYTEVGELLGVSHHTLRAWYRDSASVRDDSDASGGETMEEEIKRLRRENRELKRANGILKAASGFFRSGTRPTHDQMISYIDTYKDQFGVEAICRVLKQADRGFITSRGYRKATTRVPSARALSDSLLIPEIQRVHAQNFSVYGIRKMWHAMNREGFHIGRDKTARLMKLAGVSGRRRGRTPVTTISPKTPDHRPDLVRRNFRAQAPGRLWVADITYVRTLSGFAYTAFVVDVYSRKIVGVATRSTMRTDALPMEALEHALTTAGRIHGNQLIHHSDRGSQYVSLKYSTALAESGIRPSVGTVGDSYDNALAETVNGLYKAELIHAQGPWTSVGEVELATLRWVHWWNTKRLHEALDYATPQEVETEYYLTQPINTGP, encoded by the exons ATGCCTAGGAAGCACTCCGTCGAGTTCAAGGAGAAGGCGGTCCATCAGATCATCGAAATGGTTCGCCTGGAGTCTTGCTCACTGCAACGCGCCTACACGGAGGTCGGTGAGCTGCTTGGAGTATCTCACCACACGTTGCGGGCTTGGTACCGTGACAGCGCTTCAGTACGTGATGACTCCGACGCGTCAGGCGGCGAAACAATGGAAGAAGAGATCAAGCGTCTGCGCCGCGAAAACCGTGAGCTGAAGCGAGCAAACGGGATTCTTAAGGCTGCTTCGG GCTTTTTTCGCAGCGGAACTCGACCGACCCACGACCAAATGATCTCTTACATCGACACGTATAAAGATCAGTTTGGGGTCGAGGCCATCTGCCGAGTCCTTAAACAAGCAGATCGTGGATTCATTACTTCACGCGGCTACCGCAAAGCCACCACTCGTGTTCCCAGCGCAAGGGCCTTAAGCGATAGCCTTCTCATCCCAGAGATACAGCGTGTGCATGCGCAGAATTTCTCGGTCTACGGCATCCGCAAAATGTGGCACGCGATGAACCGTGAAGGCTTTCATATTGGTCGCGACAAGACTGCACGACTGATGAAGCTAGCAGGTGTTTCTGGCCGCAGACGTGGGCGAACCCCAGTAACAACGATCAGCCCGAAGACACCGGATCATCGCCCGGACCTTGTGCGCCGAAACTTCCGTGCGCAGGCACCAGGCAGGCTTTGGGTTGCCGACATTACCTACGTTCGCACCCTGTCAGGATTCGCCTACACCGCGTTTGTCGTGGATGTCTACAGCCGAAAAATTGTTGGCGTTGCTACACGCTCGACGATGCGTACCGATGCGCTGCCCATGGAGGCATTGGAACATGCGTTAACGACTGCAGGACGAATTCATGGAAACCAGTTAATTCACCATAGCGATCGGGGCAGCCAGTACGTGTCACTGAAGTATTCCACCGCGCTAGCGGAATCCGGAATCCGCCCGAGTGTGGGAACAGTCGGCGATTCTTACGACAATGCACTAGCCGAAACAGTCAACGGGCTCTACAAGGCTGAACTCATTCACGCCCAAGGCCCGTGGACTTCGGTCGGAGAAGTCGAACTGGCCACCTTGCGGTGGGTGCATTGGTGGAACACCAAGCGGCTTCATGAAGCTTTGGACTACGCCACCCCACAGGAAGTAGAAACCGAGTACTATCTCACCCAGCCCATCAACACAGGGCCGTAA
- a CDS encoding DUF805 domain-containing protein gives MDKQSSYQALHGASPQQAVSRFFLRYFAFKGSASRSEYWWTFSFLTIGSFFVSMLDNHLGDFHGVSLEDVIAAIVFLPFLALLSRRLQDAGFPGILVVLFFIPIVGTIPLLIMTLLPSSDDKRRLFFQQKVSPSSQKEARSA, from the coding sequence ATGGATAAGCAATCTTCCTACCAGGCCCTGCATGGGGCGTCTCCGCAGCAGGCCGTGTCACGGTTTTTCTTAAGGTATTTTGCTTTTAAAGGGTCAGCCTCTAGAAGTGAATACTGGTGGACTTTTTCCTTTTTGACTATTGGTTCATTCTTCGTCAGCATGCTCGATAATCATTTAGGTGATTTTCATGGAGTATCGCTAGAAGACGTGATAGCAGCAATCGTGTTTCTGCCTTTTCTTGCGTTGTTATCGAGACGGCTGCAAGATGCGGGATTCCCCGGAATTCTAGTTGTATTATTTTTTATCCCCATAGTGGGAACTATCCCTTTACTGATCATGACCCTTCTTCCCTCAAGTGATGACAAACGTCGTCTCTTTTTCCAGCAGAAGGTGTCGCCTTCAAGCCAAAAGGAAGCACGATCGGCTTAA